One Rhodothermales bacterium genomic window carries:
- a CDS encoding NAD-dependent epimerase/dehydratase family protein produces the protein MKVLVTGGAGFIGSHVADALLEAGHEVHVLDSLVNGYRHQVPDGAVFHALDLSDPAVSRLFETHRFEALLHLAAQIDVRKSVADPAYDAQVNVLGMLRLLEAGRAHGLRRVVFSSSGGAIYGEPDRVPQQEADPERPMSPYGVSKLVSERYLAYYARVHGLTAVSLRYANVYGPRQTPEGDAGVISRFIDRMQAGAPVTMYGDGAQTRDYVFVGDVVQANLLALDQDASGAYNIGTGVETSVLQLYRHLADALGQDPGYAFAAARTGEIARSALDASLAAERLGWRPAVALPDGLSRTIGWFKSRAAGSPLR, from the coding sequence ATGAAGGTGCTCGTGACCGGCGGCGCCGGCTTCATCGGCTCGCACGTCGCGGACGCCCTGCTCGAAGCCGGGCACGAGGTGCACGTGCTCGACAGCCTGGTCAACGGGTACCGGCATCAGGTGCCCGACGGCGCCGTCTTCCATGCCCTCGATCTCTCCGATCCGGCCGTTTCCCGGCTGTTCGAGACCCATCGCTTCGAGGCGCTCCTGCATCTGGCCGCCCAGATCGACGTCCGCAAATCGGTTGCCGATCCGGCGTACGATGCGCAGGTCAACGTCCTGGGCATGTTGCGCTTGCTCGAGGCCGGCCGCGCCCACGGGCTCCGGCGCGTGGTCTTCTCCTCATCCGGCGGCGCCATCTATGGTGAGCCCGACCGCGTTCCGCAGCAGGAAGCGGATCCCGAACGGCCCATGTCCCCCTACGGCGTTTCAAAGCTCGTTTCGGAGCGCTATCTTGCCTATTACGCCCGCGTGCATGGGCTGACCGCCGTCTCGCTCCGCTACGCCAACGTGTATGGTCCGCGACAGACCCCCGAGGGCGATGCCGGCGTGATATCGCGGTTTATCGATCGGATGCAGGCCGGCGCGCCTGTAACGATGTACGGCGACGGCGCACAGACGCGCGATTACGTTTTTGTCGGCGACGTGGTTCAGGCGAACCTCCTCGCACTCGATCAGGATGCCAGCGGCGCGTACAACATCGGGACGGGTGTCGAGACCAGCGTGCTCCAGCTGTACCGGCATCTGGCCGACGCTCTCGGCCAGGATCCGGGTTATGCGTTCGCGGCGGCTCGGACCGGCGAAATCGCCCGCAGCGCGCTCGATGCCTCCCTGGCCGCCGAACGGCTCGGCTGGAGGCCGGCCGTCGCCCTGCCGGACGGCCTCTCGCGCACGATTGGTTGGTTTAAATCTCGCGCCGCCGGCAGCCCGTTACGATAA
- a CDS encoding pitrilysin family protein, with amino-acid sequence MKQPAASGFNKTTLPNGLRIVTESIPSVRSISVGVWVHTGSRDESDAEAGICHFIEHMVFKGTKRRRMDQIARRLESVGGYLNAFTTKEYTCYYARALDEHLDRAIDVTCDLILRPTFPEKELDKEKDVVVEEIKMYEDVPEDLIFDRYESVVYRDHALGRPIIGFPESVRSFTRDQLNQYIDRCYTPSRTIISVAGNVSHDRVVQYVRKAFEDIDRTPTARVPDVVTPYGPGELVEKRPIQQAHLVIGTRIFGIQDERRSAMNVLNTILGSGMSSRLNQNIREKYGFCYNIYSFANMQTDTGDFGVYMGTDGAKIARARKLILRETDRLAQVPVSPRLLHQAVNQVKGSLMLGLESMSNRMMRLGRQELYFGRNFTLDEIIESIESVTAQDIQNLAQTLFVADSFSTVALTPA; translated from the coding sequence ATGAAGCAGCCGGCCGCTTCCGGATTCAATAAAACGACGCTGCCCAACGGGCTCCGTATCGTTACGGAAAGCATCCCATCCGTCCGCTCCATCTCCGTGGGCGTGTGGGTGCATACCGGCAGTCGCGACGAAAGCGACGCCGAAGCCGGGATCTGTCATTTCATCGAACACATGGTGTTCAAGGGCACGAAGCGCCGGCGGATGGATCAGATCGCCCGCCGACTCGAGTCCGTTGGCGGCTACCTCAACGCCTTTACCACCAAGGAATACACGTGCTATTACGCGCGGGCCCTCGATGAACACCTCGACCGCGCGATCGATGTGACGTGCGACCTGATTCTTCGCCCCACGTTTCCCGAGAAGGAGCTCGACAAGGAAAAGGACGTGGTGGTCGAGGAGATCAAGATGTATGAGGACGTGCCGGAGGATCTGATTTTCGATCGGTACGAATCCGTCGTCTATCGGGACCATGCGCTGGGCCGGCCCATCATCGGTTTCCCCGAGAGCGTTCGCTCGTTTACCCGCGACCAGCTCAACCAGTACATCGACCGCTGCTACACGCCGTCGCGGACGATCATTTCCGTTGCCGGCAACGTCAGCCACGATCGCGTGGTGCAGTACGTGCGCAAGGCCTTCGAGGACATCGATCGTACCCCGACCGCCCGCGTACCGGACGTGGTGACGCCCTATGGGCCCGGTGAACTCGTCGAAAAACGCCCCATCCAGCAGGCCCACCTCGTCATCGGGACGCGCATCTTCGGGATCCAGGACGAGCGCCGCAGCGCGATGAACGTCCTCAACACCATTCTCGGCAGCGGCATGTCCAGCCGGCTGAACCAGAATATCCGCGAGAAATACGGGTTCTGCTACAACATCTACTCCTTCGCCAACATGCAAACCGATACCGGCGACTTTGGCGTGTACATGGGGACGGATGGCGCGAAGATCGCGCGGGCGCGCAAACTCATCCTGCGTGAAACGGATCGCCTGGCGCAGGTGCCGGTGAGTCCACGGCTGCTGCATCAGGCGGTCAATCAGGTAAAGGGGTCGTTGATGCTCGGTCTGGAAAGCATGAGCAACCGCATGATGCGGCTTGGGCGGCAGGAGCTCTATTTCGGACGCAATTTCACGCTGGACGAGATCATCGAGTCGATCGAAAGCGTGACCGCCCAGGACATCCAGAATCTGGCGCAGACGCTGTTCGTGGCCGACTCGTTCTCGACTGTCGCGTTGACGCCGGCATGA
- the pnp gene encoding polyribonucleotide nucleotidyltransferase, whose amino-acid sequence MSKATTQEIEFAPGRFISLETGRLAKQAGGSVVARLGDTMILATAVLAPKPREGADFFPLTVEYKEKFSAGGKIPGGFIKREGRLNDKETLTCRLVDRTLRPLFAEGYLNEVQIIIYVISADDEHDADVLAGVGASAALMLAGAPYDGPTAGVRVGLVNGEYIVNPTIAELAESDINLIVAGKEDAIVMVEGEMKEVSEEQMLEAFEVGHEAIKKLCQGQRALVEAFGQPATISFDPIMTPKPLIAQVAGLVSDKINSLLMQPYQKETFYGGIDEIKEFALAQLLGTNNPETGETRAEATAEGYTASQIKSAVGAVESDLMREMILSAGRRLDGRGLMEIRHIWSEVGYLPRVHGSAIFTRGETQVLASVTLGTRKDAQAVDQVFDTTDRRFFLHYNFPPFCTGEAKMLRGTSRREIGHGYLAERALSAIMPADEDFPYTVRINADVLESNGSSSMASVCSGTLAMMDAGVPIKTPVAGVAMGLITDGKRTAVLSDILGTEDHLGDMDFKVTGSRDGITACQMDIKVSGLTKQILKSALDQAREGRLFILDKMAEVLEAPRGEMSPYAPRLTQITIDSEFIGAVIGPGGKIIQGIQRETNTQIEIEEREGVGYVTVAATNQENAEAALRIIKGIVTVPEEGEEYEGTVRDILSFGAIIEIMPGKEGMLHVSEMDHGYVERPEDYVQVGDKVRVKLIEVRDDGKLRLSRKPFLPKPEGYVERPERDRGDRGDRGGDRRGGGGGGRDRRGGGGGGGGRDRRGGGGGGRDRRN is encoded by the coding sequence ATGTCTAAAGCAACCACTCAGGAGATTGAGTTCGCCCCCGGGCGATTCATTTCTCTGGAGACCGGTCGCCTTGCCAAGCAGGCAGGCGGATCGGTCGTCGCTCGGTTGGGCGACACGATGATCCTGGCTACGGCCGTACTGGCCCCCAAGCCCCGCGAAGGCGCCGACTTTTTCCCCCTCACCGTCGAATACAAGGAGAAATTCTCGGCCGGCGGCAAGATCCCGGGCGGCTTCATCAAACGGGAAGGACGCCTCAACGATAAGGAGACCCTGACCTGCCGGCTCGTCGACCGGACCCTGCGTCCGCTCTTCGCCGAAGGGTATCTGAACGAAGTCCAGATCATCATCTACGTCATTTCGGCGGACGACGAGCACGATGCCGACGTCCTCGCCGGCGTGGGCGCCTCGGCGGCTCTCATGCTGGCCGGCGCTCCCTACGACGGCCCGACGGCCGGCGTGCGCGTGGGCCTGGTCAATGGCGAATACATCGTCAACCCGACGATCGCCGAACTGGCGGAATCGGACATCAACCTGATCGTCGCCGGCAAGGAAGACGCGATCGTGATGGTGGAAGGCGAGATGAAGGAAGTCTCCGAAGAGCAGATGCTCGAAGCCTTCGAAGTCGGCCACGAAGCCATCAAAAAGCTCTGCCAGGGCCAGCGCGCCCTCGTCGAGGCCTTCGGTCAGCCCGCTACGATCAGCTTCGACCCGATCATGACGCCGAAGCCGTTGATCGCGCAAGTCGCCGGCCTGGTCAGCGACAAGATCAACAGCCTGCTCATGCAGCCGTACCAGAAGGAAACCTTCTACGGCGGGATCGACGAGATCAAGGAGTTTGCGCTCGCGCAGCTGCTGGGGACCAACAATCCGGAAACCGGCGAAACCCGGGCGGAAGCGACCGCGGAAGGGTATACGGCCTCGCAGATCAAGAGCGCCGTCGGCGCCGTGGAGAGCGATCTCATGCGTGAGATGATTCTCTCGGCCGGCCGCCGTCTCGACGGTCGCGGCCTGATGGAGATCCGCCATATCTGGTCGGAAGTCGGGTACCTCCCGCGTGTGCACGGCTCGGCAATCTTCACCCGCGGCGAAACGCAGGTGCTGGCGTCGGTAACGCTGGGCACCCGGAAGGACGCGCAGGCTGTCGATCAGGTGTTCGACACCACCGACCGCCGGTTCTTCCTGCACTACAACTTCCCGCCGTTCTGTACCGGCGAGGCCAAGATGCTCCGCGGCACCAGCCGTCGCGAGATCGGCCACGGGTACCTGGCGGAACGCGCTCTCTCCGCGATCATGCCGGCCGATGAGGACTTCCCGTACACCGTCCGCATCAACGCGGATGTGCTGGAATCCAACGGCTCTTCGTCGATGGCGTCGGTCTGCTCCGGCACCCTGGCCATGATGGATGCCGGCGTGCCGATCAAGACGCCGGTCGCCGGCGTGGCGATGGGCCTCATCACCGACGGGAAACGGACGGCCGTGCTCAGCGACATTCTGGGCACGGAAGACCACCTCGGCGACATGGACTTCAAGGTCACGGGCAGCCGCGACGGGATCACCGCGTGTCAGATGGACATCAAGGTGTCCGGTCTGACCAAGCAGATCCTCAAGAGCGCGCTCGACCAGGCGCGCGAAGGCCGGCTCTTCATCCTCGACAAGATGGCCGAAGTCCTCGAGGCGCCTCGCGGCGAAATGTCCCCGTATGCGCCTCGCCTCACCCAGATCACGATCGATTCCGAGTTCATCGGCGCGGTCATCGGGCCGGGTGGCAAGATCATCCAGGGCATCCAGCGCGAAACCAACACGCAGATCGAGATCGAAGAGCGTGAAGGTGTCGGCTATGTGACCGTGGCCGCGACCAACCAGGAGAACGCGGAAGCCGCGCTTCGCATCATCAAGGGCATCGTTACCGTCCCGGAAGAAGGCGAAGAGTACGAAGGCACCGTCCGCGACATCCTCAGCTTCGGCGCGATCATCGAGATCATGCCGGGCAAAGAGGGGATGCTGCACGTTTCGGAGATGGACCACGGCTATGTCGAGCGTCCGGAAGACTATGTGCAGGTCGGCGACAAGGTCCGCGTCAAGCTCATCGAAGTGCGCGACGACGGCAAGCTGCGTCTGAGCCGCAAGCCGTTCCTTCCGAAGCCGGAAGGGTACGTCGAGCGTCCTGAGCGGGATCGCGGTGACCGCGGTGACCGTGGCGGCGATCGTCGCGGCGGCGGTGGCGGCGGTCGGGATCGTCGCGGCGGTGGCGGCGGCGGTGGTGGGCGCGATCGCCGTGGCGGTGGCGGCGGCGGTCGGGATCGGCGTAACTGA
- the rpsO gene encoding 30S ribosomal protein S15, with translation MLTKEVKSGLIEQFGKAAGDTGTPEVQIAIFSKRISELTEHLKIHPKDHATRRSLIKLVGKRRRLLNYLVAKDIERYRKIIEELGIRK, from the coding sequence ATGCTCACCAAGGAAGTAAAAAGCGGACTGATCGAACAGTTCGGAAAAGCGGCCGGGGATACCGGTACACCTGAAGTTCAGATCGCCATATTCTCAAAGCGGATCTCCGAACTGACGGAACATCTGAAGATCCACCCGAAAGATCACGCCACGCGCCGGTCGCTCATCAAGCTGGTCGGCAAACGTCGCCGCCTGCTCAACTACCTCGTCGCGAAGGATATCGAGCGCTACCGCAAGATCATTGAGGAACTGGGTATTCGTAAGTAA
- a CDS encoding bifunctional riboflavin kinase/FAD synthetase, with protein sequence MERVVGMDALERNPLSVVTVGTFDGVHLGHRSIVRYLVQRARSQGGLSVVISFHPHPREVVKGEPMPLLTTVDERADALEDLGLDRFVVIPFTPAFAAMDASAFVEDVLLARVGLKEIVIGYDHGFGKDRAGDSALLRELGARHGFGVDVIPAQVLEADIVSSTRIRQLLVEAGDVRQAAGMLGRPYRLTGEVVHGDGRGRQIGYPTANLAIENPNKVIPRTGVYAVRAWRQGAAAPVGGMLNIGVRPTFDGDSMRIEAHLFDVDASLYGESLRIDFIERIRDEQKFRTIDALIEQLSKDEARCKAELQR encoded by the coding sequence ATGGAACGCGTGGTAGGGATGGATGCGCTCGAACGCAACCCGCTGTCCGTGGTGACCGTGGGAACGTTCGACGGCGTGCACCTGGGGCATCGTTCGATCGTCCGGTATCTGGTCCAGCGGGCGCGCAGCCAGGGCGGTCTGAGCGTCGTGATCTCGTTTCATCCGCACCCGCGCGAAGTGGTCAAGGGCGAACCGATGCCGCTGCTCACCACGGTCGACGAGCGGGCCGATGCGCTCGAGGACCTCGGGCTGGATCGGTTTGTCGTGATTCCGTTTACGCCGGCGTTCGCCGCCATGGATGCGTCCGCCTTCGTCGAGGACGTGCTGCTTGCCCGCGTCGGGCTGAAGGAGATCGTGATCGGGTACGACCACGGCTTCGGGAAGGACCGCGCCGGCGACAGCGCGCTGCTGCGCGAACTGGGCGCCCGTCACGGATTCGGCGTCGACGTCATCCCCGCCCAGGTGCTCGAGGCCGACATCGTGTCGTCCACCCGGATCCGGCAACTGCTGGTCGAGGCGGGTGACGTGCGTCAGGCCGCCGGCATGCTCGGCCGGCCCTACCGGCTGACGGGCGAGGTCGTCCACGGCGACGGTCGAGGCCGGCAAATCGGCTATCCGACGGCCAATCTGGCCATCGAAAACCCGAACAAAGTCATCCCGCGCACGGGCGTGTATGCAGTGCGCGCCTGGCGGCAGGGCGCTGCAGCACCGGTCGGCGGGATGCTCAATATCGGGGTGCGGCCGACGTTCGACGGGGACTCGATGCGGATCGAGGCGCACCTTTTCGACGTCGACGCCAGCCTGTACGGCGAATCCCTCCGCATCGATTTCATCGAGCGGATACGGGACGAGCAAAAATTTAGGACGATCGACGCGCTCATCGAGCAACTTTCAAAAGATGAAGCGCGTTGTAAGGCGGAATTACAGCGCTGA
- the truB gene encoding tRNA pseudouridine(55) synthase TruB — translation MITSPNDPTVYGYPHFPDTQAAVLLVDKPTGLSSFSVIRRLRRILGVRKIGHAGTLDPLATGMLICLVGKATKRMESFMGMDKVYTGVIRLGQTTASYDAETPVEVEVDAGAVTEEQLEAARRHFLGRQEQLPPMYSAVKVGGERLYRKARRGEEVQRKPRAIEISRFTLGARVGNDLPFEVACTKGTYIRTLAHDFGALLGVGGHLTALRRTAIGPYTVDAAWTLEALAEAAEARSEEPAP, via the coding sequence GTGATCACCTCCCCGAACGACCCCACCGTGTACGGTTATCCCCATTTCCCCGACACGCAGGCAGCCGTGTTGCTGGTCGACAAACCCACCGGTCTTTCGTCCTTTTCGGTCATTCGCCGGCTGCGTCGCATCCTGGGCGTCCGGAAGATCGGGCATGCCGGGACGCTGGACCCGCTCGCTACCGGGATGCTCATCTGCCTCGTGGGCAAGGCCACCAAGCGGATGGAATCCTTCATGGGCATGGATAAGGTCTATACCGGCGTCATCCGGCTCGGGCAGACCACCGCGTCCTACGATGCAGAGACGCCGGTTGAGGTCGAGGTCGACGCCGGCGCCGTCACCGAGGAACAGCTCGAGGCCGCCCGCCGCCATTTCCTGGGCCGGCAGGAGCAGCTTCCGCCCATGTATTCCGCGGTCAAGGTGGGGGGCGAGCGGCTCTATCGCAAGGCCCGGCGTGGCGAGGAGGTCCAGCGCAAGCCTCGTGCGATCGAGATTTCGCGGTTCACACTGGGCGCGCGCGTCGGGAACGATCTGCCTTTCGAGGTGGCCTGCACCAAAGGCACCTACATCCGCACGCTGGCGCACGATTTTGGCGCCCTGCTGGGTGTCGGCGGGCATCTGACGGCGCTGCGTCGCACAGCCATCGGTCCCTACACGGTCGACGCGGCTTGGACGCTGGAGGCGCTGGCGGAAGCGGCCGAGGCACGAAGCGAGGAGCCTGCACCGTGA
- the rbfA gene encoding 30S ribosome-binding factor RbfA yields MSIRMERVARLVQREIAQILGQDYAEQLQPMVTVTGARVTKDLSIAYIYVSVMGATEAQRKSVFKHLEGLAPQVRTDLAGRIRHQVRTIPEIRFFLDESQVEAERMEHIFERIRAERERRSPDS; encoded by the coding sequence ATGAGCATCCGCATGGAACGGGTGGCGCGGCTTGTCCAGCGAGAGATCGCCCAGATCCTCGGTCAAGACTATGCCGAGCAACTGCAACCCATGGTGACGGTAACAGGGGCCCGCGTGACGAAAGACCTGTCGATCGCCTACATCTACGTGAGCGTCATGGGCGCGACCGAGGCGCAGCGCAAGTCGGTCTTCAAGCATCTGGAAGGGTTGGCGCCGCAGGTGCGCACCGATCTCGCCGGCCGGATCCGCCATCAGGTCCGCACCATCCCCGAGATTCGATTTTTTCTCGATGAGTCGCAGGTGGAAGCGGAACGCATGGAGCACATCTTCGAACGCATTCGGGCCGAACGGGAACGTCGCTCGCCGGACTCCTGA
- the infB gene encoding translation initiation factor IF-2, which produces MTKQTTFKKVRLFNVSRELNVAIDTLLQHLEQDGFKDVLVGKGVNASITDEDAYLSLLEAFAEDMETAARVKEKRAARLADLDEEGADESEESPAETPAPVAEPAPEPVEVVQQPEPEPEPEPEPVVAEVVEPVVEPEPEAPVVVEEAPEEVVAAEPETVEAVAEPEVAAEPETEEVEEEEVEEDEEEVEAVAPVAAGQPAESEAGETVVDEEGSLVSASRYRLEGTKVIGKIDLADVDDASGRKKRKRKRKRKADTPDAEPEAATTTPEREVREKDAAAKAKKKRKRGPQVDAAEVEQSYQETLRTLEQGASRTRQRRRRQRRDEVAAERQRAQEMADVDSRILRVTEFISTGELANLMNASVNEVIGTLFSSGMMVSINQRLDADTIQFVADEFGYEVEFITDFATVDIELEEDEPEDLIPRAPVVTVMGHVDHGKTSLLDYIRKANVVSGEAGGITQHIGAYHVDVGDGRQITFLDTPGHEAFTAMRARGAQVTDVVILVVAADDAVMPQTIEAINHAKAAEVPIVVAINKIDRPDANTAKVMQGLADHGVLVEQYGGKAQCALVSAKTGDGVQELLEKVILESDLQELRANPERNAYGVVIESRLEKGRGTVATILVQNGTLRVGDAFVAGIYSGRVRAMFDEWDQRVESIGPALPSLVVGFTGAPEVGDQFIVMDDEREAREIAQRRQQIHREQSLRQRKHITLDEIGRRLALGDFQELNLIVKADVGGSVEALSDSLLKLSTEEVAVNIIHRGVGAITESDVMLASASDAVIIGFQVRPDTGARNLAEREEIDIRLYSIIYDAIEDVHNALEGLLSPEESEKITGVAEVRETFKVPKMGTIAGCFISEGRIRRSDRIRLIRDGIVIYDGEISSLRRFKDDVKEVLTGYECGIGMEHYNDIKVGDYFESYEIVETKRKLTV; this is translated from the coding sequence ATGACAAAACAGACGACCTTTAAGAAAGTCAGGCTTTTCAACGTATCTAGAGAGCTCAACGTAGCGATCGATACGCTCCTCCAGCATCTGGAACAGGACGGCTTCAAGGATGTCCTGGTCGGAAAAGGAGTGAATGCCTCAATCACCGACGAGGATGCCTATCTCTCGTTGCTCGAGGCATTTGCCGAGGACATGGAGACGGCGGCCCGCGTAAAGGAAAAACGCGCGGCGCGGCTTGCGGATCTGGACGAGGAAGGAGCCGACGAATCGGAAGAGAGCCCGGCCGAAACGCCGGCGCCTGTCGCCGAGCCGGCGCCCGAACCGGTTGAGGTCGTCCAGCAACCCGAGCCGGAACCCGAACCCGAGCCGGAGCCCGTCGTGGCCGAGGTCGTCGAGCCGGTGGTGGAACCGGAGCCCGAGGCTCCCGTGGTCGTCGAAGAAGCGCCCGAAGAGGTAGTAGCCGCCGAGCCCGAAACGGTCGAAGCCGTGGCGGAGCCCGAAGTGGCCGCCGAGCCCGAGACCGAGGAGGTCGAGGAAGAAGAGGTCGAGGAGGACGAGGAGGAGGTTGAGGCCGTCGCTCCAGTCGCCGCCGGACAACCCGCGGAAAGCGAGGCCGGCGAGACGGTGGTCGACGAGGAAGGCTCCCTGGTATCGGCGAGCCGGTATCGTCTCGAGGGCACCAAGGTCATCGGCAAGATCGATCTGGCCGATGTCGACGATGCCTCCGGACGCAAAAAGCGCAAGCGCAAACGGAAACGCAAGGCGGACACGCCGGACGCGGAACCGGAAGCCGCAACGACGACGCCCGAGCGCGAGGTGCGCGAAAAGGACGCCGCGGCGAAGGCCAAAAAGAAACGCAAACGCGGCCCGCAGGTGGACGCGGCGGAAGTCGAGCAGTCCTACCAGGAAACGCTGCGCACCCTCGAACAGGGGGCCAGCCGTACGCGCCAGCGTCGTCGCCGGCAGCGCCGCGACGAAGTAGCGGCCGAGCGGCAGCGCGCCCAGGAGATGGCGGACGTCGACTCCCGGATTCTGCGCGTCACCGAGTTTATCTCGACGGGTGAACTGGCCAACCTGATGAACGCCTCGGTCAACGAGGTCATCGGCACGCTGTTCTCGTCGGGCATGATGGTGTCGATCAACCAGCGTCTCGACGCCGACACCATCCAGTTCGTCGCCGACGAATTCGGGTACGAAGTCGAGTTCATCACCGACTTCGCCACCGTCGATATCGAACTCGAGGAAGACGAACCGGAAGACCTGATCCCGCGCGCACCGGTCGTGACCGTGATGGGTCACGTCGACCACGGCAAGACGTCGCTGCTGGACTATATCCGCAAGGCGAACGTCGTGTCCGGCGAGGCCGGCGGCATCACGCAGCACATCGGCGCGTACCACGTCGACGTGGGCGATGGCCGGCAGATCACCTTCCTCGACACCCCGGGTCACGAGGCTTTTACGGCCATGCGTGCTCGCGGCGCCCAGGTGACGGACGTGGTTATCCTCGTCGTCGCCGCCGACGACGCGGTCATGCCGCAAACGATCGAGGCTATCAACCACGCGAAGGCGGCCGAAGTGCCGATCGTGGTGGCCATCAACAAGATCGACCGACCCGACGCCAACACGGCGAAGGTGATGCAGGGCCTCGCGGATCATGGTGTGCTCGTCGAGCAGTACGGCGGCAAGGCGCAGTGCGCGCTCGTCTCCGCGAAAACCGGCGACGGCGTCCAGGAACTGCTCGAAAAGGTCATCCTCGAATCCGATCTGCAGGAGCTGCGTGCGAACCCCGAGCGCAACGCGTACGGGGTGGTCATCGAAAGCCGGCTCGAAAAAGGGCGCGGCACGGTCGCCACGATCCTCGTCCAGAACGGCACGCTGCGGGTTGGCGATGCGTTTGTCGCCGGCATCTACAGCGGACGCGTCCGCGCGATGTTCGACGAGTGGGACCAGCGGGTGGAGTCGATCGGGCCGGCGTTGCCGTCCCTCGTCGTCGGGTTCACCGGCGCGCCCGAAGTGGGCGACCAGTTTATCGTGATGGACGACGAACGCGAGGCGCGTGAAATCGCGCAGCGACGGCAGCAGATCCACCGCGAGCAGTCCCTCCGCCAGCGCAAACACATTACGCTGGACGAAATCGGACGCCGGCTCGCGCTGGGCGACTTCCAGGAGCTCAACCTCATCGTCAAGGCGGACGTGGGCGGCTCGGTGGAGGCCCTGTCGGACTCGCTCCTCAAGCTGTCGACCGAGGAAGTGGCGGTGAACATCATCCACCGCGGCGTGGGTGCCATCACGGAGAGCGACGTCATGCTCGCCTCGGCCTCCGACGCCGTCATCATCGGCTTCCAGGTACGCCCCGACACCGGCGCGCGCAACCTGGCGGAGCGGGAAGAGATCGATATTCGGCTGTATTCGATCATCTACGACGCAATCGAAGACGTTCACAACGCCCTCGAAGGCCTGCTCTCGCCCGAAGAATCGGAAAAGATCACGGGTGTCGCCGAGGTCCGCGAGACGTTCAAGGTGCCGAAAATGGGTACGATCGCCGGCTGCTTCATCTCGGAAGGCCGTATTCGACGCAGCGACCGGATCCGGCTCATTCGCGACGGTATCGTGATTTACGACGGGGAGATCAGCTCCCTCCGCCGCTTCAAGGACGACGTCAAGGAAGTGCTCACCGGGTACGAGTGCGGCATCGGGATGGAGCATTACAACGACATCAAGGTCGGCGACTATTTCGAGTCCTACGAAATCGTCGAGACGAAGCGCAAGCTGACGGTGTGA